CTGTTTTTTCCGTGCCGGCGCGGCTTTTCAGAAAACAAAACAGCAGATAGAGCAGGGTCCTGGCACTGTTTGCCAGCACGCAGTTGTTCACGCCAAGAAGCCGGTTCAGGGTTTCGGCAAAATCCGAGGAACTTTCCAGGTACCCGCCGGCAAGGGCGTGTGCGGACAGCCTTGTTTCAGCAGGCGGGAGGGCATAGGGCATCATTTGTCGATATATTTTCTTACGCGCGGCCCCAGGGCGTTTGCCGCCTGGAGCGGAAGCCGCTGCCAGGCGCCTTCAAGGGCGCTTCGCAGCCGGCCGTTTTCAGAAGAATGATTTTTTAAAGGCAGACCGCGGCTGTTATACCGGTACCAGAACAGCGGGGCGGGCAGGGCGCCCCATTGCTTTTTAAACGCATATGTGCCCTCGCCGGGCGTGGAGCGGCCGAAGTCGAACAACCGGCCGCCATTGTCCGCGGCAAATTCCAGAAACGTCCAGTATAAAAGCATGTTGGGGCTAAACCGGTTGAACTCCTTAAGGGTTGAGGCCCACGGAATTGTTATGTTTTTTTCATGCAAGAGGATGATGCCCGCGCCCACCGGCTGACTGTCCCTGTATACCACGCCGATGCAGGCGTTTTCGCCGAAAGTATCTACGACGGTTTCAATCCATCTGCGGGAATGAACAGGCGAGCCCAGATCCCGCATGTTGCGGGAAAAAACCCTGTAAAAATCCCCGGTCATTTCCCGGCTGCCCAGTCTGGCGGTGAGCCCTTCTTTTAAGGGCTTTTTTATCTGACTGCGCAGCTTTGACTTCAAACCGCTCCATAAAACCGTCGAATTTCCGGGAAGCTCCAGGAGCATCCGGCATTTATCCGTTACCTGGATGAACTTTTTGTTTTCCTCGATTGCGGGACACCTGGCCGGGGTCCGGATTTCAAGGGCTGTTTTGAGTTTGTCTGCCAGTTCCACGGCCCTTTGCAGAAGGGCTTTCTCTGTATCGCGGCCGTCCGCCAGTATTCCGCCGTAGTCGCAAAACGGCAGGGAGACCAGCACGCCGTTTGTAAGGGGAGGTTTGACTTTAACAAGCGGCAGCACTCCGGTTATTTCATTTCCGCTGCAGGCGGCCAGGTAAAAAGTATCATGTCCGTAGGCGCTTTCAACTGCATTTTTCCAGGCGGTTAAAAGATACGGGCCGGAAAAGTCATGTGACAGCACATGCTGATCCCAGGTGTTGTCCTCAGATGAGTCTATTAGCCGGATTTCAGTCATTAACGTCGGGGTCAAGATGGTTTCGGGCTGATTCTGCCAGGCCCGAGAGCAGCGGCAGGATTTCTTTTTCCGTGCTGGTGGTGGCAACAACGATTACGGCGGCGTTGTTGCTTCTTGTAAAAAAACTGCTCAGAAATGTGATCAGCTTTCCGGCATACTGGTTTGTTACAATGCGGCCGTTCATCAAATACCAGAAATATACGTCCGAAGCGGCGTCTTTGTCTTTGAGGCGGGTGTGGTTTATGACAAACTCGTTGTCGCCGGATGAAACTTGTACTTTTGTGGCTTCCGCGTGCATCCAGTCGCGGCGCCAATCAATAACTTTTCTCTTTCGGGTCTGGAGCCTGAAATAGCCGATGTAAACCTCGGCTTCATGGTTTTCATTGTTTTCGTATCGCCTCAGAAGCTCGGCGTCTGCCGGGAAGGGTCTTAGCTGCTGATGAATGCTTTT
The Desulfosalsimonas propionicica DNA segment above includes these coding regions:
- a CDS encoding FemAB family XrtA/PEP-CTERM system-associated protein, with amino-acid sequence MTPTLMTEIRLIDSSEDNTWDQHVLSHDFSGPYLLTAWKNAVESAYGHDTFYLAACSGNEITGVLPLVKVKPPLTNGVLVSLPFCDYGGILADGRDTEKALLQRAVELADKLKTALEIRTPARCPAIEENKKFIQVTDKCRMLLELPGNSTVLWSGLKSKLRSQIKKPLKEGLTARLGSREMTGDFYRVFSRNMRDLGSPVHSRRWIETVVDTFGENACIGVVYRDSQPVGAGIILLHEKNITIPWASTLKEFNRFSPNMLLYWTFLEFAADNGGRLFDFGRSTPGEGTYAFKKQWGALPAPLFWYRYNSRGLPLKNHSSENGRLRSALEGAWQRLPLQAANALGPRVRKYIDK